Proteins co-encoded in one Bos taurus isolate L1 Dominette 01449 registration number 42190680 breed Hereford chromosome X, ARS-UCD2.0, whole genome shotgun sequence genomic window:
- the LOC101907518 gene encoding large ribosomal subunit protein eL39 yields MSSHKTFRIKRFLAKKQKQNRPIPQWIRMKTGNKIRYNSKRRHWRRTKLGL; encoded by the coding sequence ATGTCTTCTCACAAGACTTTCAGGATCAAGCGATTCCTGgccaagaaacaaaagcagaatcGTCCCATTCCTCAatggattcgaatgaaaactggcAATAAAATCAGGTACAACTCCAAGAGAAGACATTGGAGAAGAACCAAGCTGGGTCTATAA